One genomic segment of Planktothrix serta PCC 8927 includes these proteins:
- a CDS encoding type II toxin-antitoxin system HicB family antitoxin — MDNSQRFTVIIEREKDGYVSLCPELDIASQGNNIEEARQNLIEALELFFETAEASEIQNRLQ, encoded by the coding sequence ATGGATAATTCCCAAAGATTTACTGTTATTATTGAACGAGAAAAGGATGGATATGTTTCGTTGTGTCCAGAATTAGATATTGCCAGCCAAGGAAACAATATTGAGGAAGCCAGACAAAATTTAATTGAAGCCCTTGAATTATTCTTTGAAACAGCCGAAGCTTCAGAAATTCAAAATCGATTACAATAA